A window of the Flavobacterium sangjuense genome harbors these coding sequences:
- a CDS encoding UDP-glucose 6-dehydrogenase yields the protein MKIKNICCIGAGYVGGPTMAVIAQKCPGIKVTVVDLNEARIAAWNDKDVNNIPIYEPGLNEIVGNVRGKNLFFSTDVDKAIDEADLIFISVNTPTKTYGTGKGMAADLKHIELCARQIAKVAKNNKVIVEKSTLPVRTAEALKSILDNTGNGVQFQILSNPEFLAEGTAVEDLLSPDRVLIGGETTPEGQEAIKSLVEVYANWVPRERILTTNVWSSELSKLVANAFLAQRVSSINAISELCEKTEANVSEVARAIGMDSRIGPKFLKASVGFGGSCFQKDILNLVYISKAFGLNEVADYWEQVIIMNDHQKRRFSKNIVQTLYNTVSGKKITFLGWAFKKDTNDTRESAAIYVADDLINEQAKIALFDPKVSQTQVLSDLDYLATRKPAENEKHITSYDNPYDACKNAHAIAILTEWDEFREYDWQRIYDGMLKPAFVFDGRNLLDGEKLKAIGFNFHSIGS from the coding sequence ATGAAGATTAAAAACATTTGTTGTATTGGAGCAGGATATGTTGGTGGACCAACAATGGCAGTTATAGCCCAAAAATGTCCCGGCATTAAAGTTACAGTAGTCGATTTAAACGAAGCCCGAATTGCGGCTTGGAATGATAAAGACGTTAACAATATTCCAATATACGAACCGGGATTAAATGAAATAGTTGGAAATGTTCGTGGAAAAAATTTGTTTTTTTCTACCGATGTTGACAAAGCCATTGATGAAGCTGACTTAATTTTTATATCGGTAAATACGCCAACCAAAACCTATGGTACCGGAAAAGGAATGGCAGCCGATTTAAAACACATCGAACTTTGTGCACGACAAATTGCCAAAGTAGCCAAAAACAATAAGGTTATAGTTGAGAAATCAACCTTGCCTGTCAGAACAGCAGAAGCTTTGAAAAGCATTTTAGACAATACCGGAAACGGTGTACAGTTTCAAATACTTTCTAATCCGGAGTTCTTGGCAGAAGGAACTGCTGTTGAAGATTTACTAAGTCCGGACAGGGTTTTAATTGGAGGCGAAACTACGCCTGAAGGTCAGGAAGCCATAAAGTCTTTAGTAGAAGTTTATGCTAATTGGGTTCCAAGAGAGCGAATTTTAACCACCAATGTTTGGTCTTCAGAATTATCAAAACTTGTTGCTAATGCCTTCCTGGCGCAACGTGTTTCTTCTATTAATGCGATTTCAGAATTGTGTGAAAAGACAGAAGCTAATGTTAGCGAAGTAGCTAGAGCTATCGGAATGGACAGTAGAATTGGTCCTAAGTTTTTGAAAGCTTCCGTTGGATTTGGAGGTTCTTGTTTCCAAAAGGATATTTTGAATTTAGTATACATTTCAAAAGCATTCGGACTAAATGAAGTGGCCGATTATTGGGAACAGGTTATTATTATGAATGATCATCAAAAAAGACGTTTCTCTAAAAATATAGTGCAAACACTTTACAATACGGTTTCAGGTAAAAAGATAACTTTTTTAGGCTGGGCATTTAAAAAAGACACTAATGATACTCGTGAATCAGCTGCGATTTATGTTGCTGATGATTTAATAAATGAACAAGCCAAGATAGCTTTGTTTGACCCAAAAGTTTCACAAACGCAAGTGCTTTCTGATTTGGATTATCTTGCCACAAGAAAACCTGCAGAAAACGAAAAACATATCACGTCTTATGACAATCCGTATGACGCATGTAAAAATGCACATGCTATTGCCATACTTACAGAATGGGATGAATTCAGAGAATACGATTGGCAGAGGATATATGACGGTATGCTAAAACCGGCTTTTGTTTTTGATGGTAGAAACCTTTTAGATGGAGAAAAACTGAAAGCGATTGGGTTTAATTTTCATTCGATAGGCTCTTAA
- a CDS encoding polysaccharide biosynthesis tyrosine autokinase: MIDVKDFTFFDKQNSFDFKGFLIKTLSYWKWFLVGLIIAFSIAHQVNVRKQKIYGIETTIAVQEENNPFFTSNTSLIFNWGGTSDKVQMISTTLKSRSHNEFVVDKLQYYIDYFKQTKYFLQDVYGQVPFKVTIDKNKNQLFNQFIKVKMVSNNSYQITIPFQSNTAEVISYIDNKLSVIPIENKEFKAIYKIGETVNLPFLHWRLDLSNFEKNNFNEEILVRFNSFDSSVSSCMGVNVAIDEKAGSILKIGVQGTNKNKMVDFLNTTVEVLIKRQLDNKNKFAENTINFIDRTLSDMEGKLKESGDELKDFGKSNNILDIEAGGANYKTQLLQYDAEKDAVERKIAYLNSLRKYLKESVDFSKLPAPTIAGIEEANINANVSKIITLSIQRSELAYSVKGSFSYERLDNEIQSVKKVLLENESTYRNSLMYDLNFANQKIAKLESEISQLPENKQEWLKLSRKYNLSDNIYNTFLQKRSEASIVMAANLSDIQFIDPAKDVGGGLLGPKTSVNYVLAFFMGLLIPLILVFFIFFISNSVQNIEDISAQTQLPLIGIVGVKHSESNLSVFERPKSALSESFRAIRSSLQFLYKKQSVDGSKTLMLTSSVSGEGKTFCSLNIATVFALSEKKTIILGLDLRKPKIFDDFNIQNEHGAVNFLIGQKSLDEVIQKTHIPFLDVITSGPIPPNPSELILGDSMRDMMEQLKKKYDYIILDTPPVGLVSDALELSQFCDVTLYVIRQNFTKKEMLTLLNNRTKRGELINVSIIFNGYENKAKYGVGYGYGYGYGYGYGYGYGSGYHEEEEPKEFFAKWKYRILKKFRDGRK; the protein is encoded by the coding sequence ATGATAGACGTAAAAGATTTTACTTTTTTTGATAAACAAAACAGCTTTGATTTTAAAGGTTTTTTAATTAAAACGCTGAGTTATTGGAAGTGGTTTTTGGTTGGGCTAATCATTGCTTTTTCTATCGCTCATCAGGTTAATGTTAGAAAACAAAAGATTTACGGAATCGAAACTACTATAGCGGTTCAGGAAGAAAACAATCCTTTTTTTACTTCAAATACAAGTTTGATCTTTAATTGGGGTGGAACTTCGGATAAAGTTCAGATGATTTCTACTACACTAAAGTCAAGATCACACAATGAATTTGTAGTTGACAAGTTGCAATATTATATCGATTATTTTAAGCAAACAAAATATTTTTTACAAGATGTTTATGGTCAGGTCCCATTCAAAGTAACCATCGATAAAAACAAAAACCAATTATTTAACCAGTTTATAAAAGTAAAAATGGTTTCAAATAATTCGTATCAAATCACTATTCCTTTTCAATCCAATACTGCAGAAGTTATTAGTTATATTGATAATAAACTATCAGTAATTCCGATTGAAAATAAAGAATTTAAAGCAATCTACAAAATAGGTGAAACAGTTAATTTGCCATTTCTTCATTGGAGACTGGATTTGTCAAATTTTGAAAAAAACAACTTTAATGAAGAAATATTAGTTAGGTTCAACTCCTTTGACAGTTCGGTTTCGTCTTGCATGGGTGTAAACGTAGCTATTGATGAAAAAGCGGGTTCCATTTTAAAAATAGGTGTGCAGGGAACCAATAAAAATAAAATGGTTGATTTTCTTAATACTACAGTTGAGGTATTAATCAAAAGGCAATTAGATAATAAAAATAAGTTTGCTGAGAACACTATAAATTTCATTGATAGAACATTGTCCGATATGGAAGGCAAGTTGAAAGAGTCTGGAGATGAATTAAAAGATTTTGGCAAAAGCAACAACATACTTGATATCGAAGCTGGTGGTGCAAACTACAAAACTCAATTGTTACAGTATGATGCCGAAAAAGATGCCGTAGAAAGAAAAATAGCGTATTTAAATTCATTACGAAAGTATTTAAAAGAAAGTGTTGACTTCTCAAAATTACCTGCGCCAACGATTGCCGGAATTGAAGAAGCTAACATCAATGCCAATGTCTCTAAAATAATAACATTGTCGATACAGCGTTCGGAGTTAGCCTACTCAGTAAAAGGCTCATTCTCCTATGAAAGATTAGATAATGAAATACAATCGGTTAAAAAAGTATTGCTTGAAAACGAATCTACTTACAGGAATTCTTTGATGTATGACTTAAATTTTGCCAACCAAAAAATTGCAAAACTTGAAAGCGAAATCAGCCAACTTCCGGAGAACAAGCAGGAATGGTTGAAGTTATCGAGAAAGTATAATTTAAGTGATAATATTTACAATACATTTTTACAAAAGAGAAGTGAAGCATCTATTGTAATGGCTGCAAACTTATCGGATATTCAATTTATTGATCCAGCCAAAGATGTAGGTGGTGGATTATTAGGTCCAAAAACGAGTGTAAACTATGTATTAGCTTTTTTTATGGGATTATTAATCCCGTTAATTCTCGTTTTCTTTATTTTCTTTATTAGTAACTCAGTTCAAAACATTGAAGATATTTCTGCGCAAACCCAATTACCATTAATAGGTATAGTTGGGGTTAAACATTCTGAAAGTAATTTATCAGTTTTTGAAAGACCAAAATCGGCTCTTTCGGAATCATTCAGAGCCATTCGTTCCTCTTTACAATTCTTATACAAAAAGCAAAGCGTTGATGGTTCAAAAACACTTATGCTGACTTCCTCTGTCAGTGGTGAAGGAAAAACATTTTGTTCGTTAAATATTGCGACTGTGTTTGCACTTAGTGAAAAGAAAACTATAATTCTGGGATTGGATTTAAGAAAGCCAAAAATCTTTGATGATTTTAATATTCAAAATGAACATGGTGCTGTTAATTTTTTAATTGGACAAAAATCATTGGATGAGGTTATACAAAAAACACATATTCCTTTTCTTGACGTTATAACATCCGGACCAATTCCTCCAAATCCTTCAGAGTTAATACTTGGAGACTCAATGAGAGATATGATGGAACAATTAAAGAAAAAGTATGATTACATTATACTCGATACGCCACCTGTTGGATTAGTTTCTGATGCTTTAGAATTATCTCAATTCTGTGATGTTACTTTATATGTTATACGCCAGAATTTCACCAAAAAAGAAATGTTGACATTATTAAATAACAGAACAAAACGAGGCGAGCTTATTAATGTGAGTATCATTTTTAATGGTTATGAAAATAAAGCAAAATATGGTGTTGGTTATGGTTACGGATATGGTTATGGTTACGGCTATGGCTATGGCTACGGAAGTGGTTATCATGAAGAGGAAGAACCAAAAGAATTTTTTGCTAAATGGAAATATCGAATATTGAAAAAATTCAGGGATGGCAGAAAATAA
- the ctlX gene encoding citrulline utilization hydrolase CtlX, which yields MKQTTNSILMIRPVAFRMNEQTAVNNYYQKVLDGLSPETVNAKAQKEFDTFVAKLRKVGVNVTVVEDTLEPNTPDSIFPNNWISFHESGDVALYPMFAENRRAERREDILDILEDEGFQINQIVDYTSAEEDNVFLEGTGSLLLDRENGKAYCALSPRADEEVMIEFCEDFELTPVIFEAFQTVNGERKLIYHTNVMMCLGDTFAVICADCIDDKKERKMVLDSLRGDDKEIILITEDQVNNFAGNMLEVKGKNDERFLVMSESAYKSLTKKQIAQLEAHVEIIHSSLDTIEACGGGSARCMMAEIFLPKN from the coding sequence ATGAAACAAACTACCAACTCCATATTGATGATTCGTCCGGTTGCTTTTCGCATGAACGAACAAACGGCGGTGAATAATTATTACCAAAAAGTACTTGATGGACTTTCGCCTGAAACGGTTAATGCCAAAGCGCAAAAAGAGTTTGATACTTTTGTTGCCAAGTTGCGAAAAGTAGGCGTAAACGTTACTGTTGTTGAAGATACATTAGAACCAAACACACCGGACAGCATTTTTCCAAACAACTGGATTTCATTTCACGAAAGTGGCGATGTAGCTTTGTATCCAATGTTTGCCGAAAATCGTCGTGCCGAAAGAAGAGAAGATATTCTCGACATACTTGAAGATGAAGGTTTTCAGATTAACCAAATAGTAGATTATACTTCGGCTGAAGAGGACAATGTTTTCCTCGAAGGAACAGGAAGTTTACTATTAGACAGAGAAAACGGAAAAGCCTATTGTGCGCTTTCTCCAAGAGCTGACGAGGAAGTTATGATTGAGTTTTGTGAAGATTTCGAATTAACTCCGGTTATTTTCGAAGCGTTTCAAACCGTAAATGGCGAACGAAAACTGATTTATCATACCAACGTGATGATGTGTCTTGGCGATACATTTGCCGTAATTTGTGCCGATTGTATCGATGACAAAAAAGAGCGCAAAATGGTTTTAGATAGCCTTCGAGGTGATGACAAAGAAATCATCTTAATAACCGAAGACCAAGTGAATAATTTTGCAGGAAACATGCTTGAAGTAAAAGGGAAAAACGACGAACGTTTTCTGGTAATGAGCGAATCAGCATATAAAAGCTTGACCAAAAAACAAATTGCACAACTCGAAGCACACGTCGAAATAATTCATTCCAGTTTAGATACAATTGAAGCCTGTGGCGGCGGAAGTGCACGCTGCATGATGGCAGAAATTTTTCTTCCGAAAAATTAA
- a CDS encoding polysaccharide biosynthesis/export family protein: MNKPKIYLLLLLSVLVTSCISKKQLIYLQGEKSAANEVVTPSNQNPYRLQTNDILSITIKAIDPKLVEIFNSLNVQIGGTVNEQSSYFTGYSVDDHGNIRLPILGEMNVLGFTVEEVRIKIEKILLEKYFKEEAGIYVVVKLAGFKYTINGEVASTGTKTLYQDKVNIMEAIANSGDIALTGDRKDVKVIRRFPHGNETFSIDLTDANAVNSPAFNLQPNDYILVNPLKEKTWGTGKTGIESLSTIITLLSLATTTYLLLRN; the protein is encoded by the coding sequence ATGAACAAACCCAAAATATATTTACTACTACTGCTGAGCGTTTTAGTTACTTCCTGCATATCAAAAAAACAGTTGATTTATTTACAAGGTGAAAAAAGTGCTGCCAATGAGGTAGTTACCCCTTCAAATCAGAATCCTTATCGACTCCAGACAAATGACATTTTGAGCATTACAATAAAAGCCATAGATCCTAAATTGGTTGAAATATTTAATAGTTTAAATGTGCAAATAGGTGGAACTGTTAATGAACAAAGTAGTTACTTTACTGGTTATTCGGTTGATGATCATGGTAATATCAGATTGCCAATACTTGGAGAAATGAATGTTTTAGGATTTACTGTTGAAGAAGTTAGAATTAAAATTGAAAAGATACTTTTAGAAAAATATTTTAAAGAGGAAGCTGGTATTTATGTTGTTGTGAAATTAGCCGGTTTTAAATATACTATAAATGGCGAAGTTGCCAGTACAGGAACAAAAACATTGTATCAGGACAAGGTAAATATAATGGAGGCTATTGCTAACTCGGGTGATATTGCACTTACAGGGGACAGAAAAGATGTAAAAGTAATAAGAAGATTTCCACATGGTAATGAAACTTTTAGTATTGATTTGACAGATGCAAATGCTGTTAATTCACCGGCTTTTAATCTACAACCAAACGATTATATATTGGTTAATCCATTGAAAGAAAAAACATGGGGAACCGGAAAAACGGGAATAGAGTCGCTGTCTACTATTATTACGCTATTGTCATTAGCAACAACAACTTATTTGCTACTTAGAAATTAA
- a CDS encoding sodium:solute symporter, with product MSPTTILIIIVIYFGLLILISNLVSKKSSDNDTFFKANKNSKWYLVAFGMIGTALSGVTFISVPGEVGNPDLQFKYFQFVLGNALGFIIIAKVLLPLYYRMNLTSIYSYIEQRLGVISYKTAATIFLISRTIGSSFRLYLVVIVLQRYVFDAFDVPFALTVLISLGLIFAYTYRGGLKTIIITDTLQTFFLVSSVFLTIIFVCHSLDFGAVEAFEAVKNSNYSKVFFYEDYLKGNFVLKQILGGIFVTIAMVGLDQDLMQKNLSCKNIDEAQKNMFTFTTVFVIINIFFLSVGALLYLYAEKNGIAIPMVDGVARTDYLFPEIAFKHLSIVPAIIFLLGLTAATFATTDSALTALTTSFCVDFLGMDKTENQNKPNIVRTRHFVHVGFSALMFLVIIIFNSLNDKSVVTMIFKVASYTYGPLLGLYAFGLFMKSKTVHDKFVPFICLLSPAICFLISKNSAALFGNYVIDNELIIVNGLITFLGLLMISKPATSQTKF from the coding sequence ATGTCGCCAACAACCATTCTTATTATCATCGTTATTTATTTTGGATTATTGATTTTGATTTCCAATTTGGTCAGCAAAAAAAGCTCCGACAATGATACCTTTTTCAAAGCCAATAAAAACTCAAAATGGTATTTGGTTGCCTTCGGAATGATAGGAACTGCCTTGTCTGGCGTGACTTTTATCTCGGTTCCGGGTGAAGTTGGAAATCCCGATTTACAGTTCAAATATTTTCAGTTTGTTCTCGGAAATGCCCTTGGTTTTATAATCATTGCCAAAGTCCTGCTTCCACTCTATTACCGCATGAATCTGACATCGATTTATAGTTATATCGAACAGCGCTTGGGTGTTATTAGTTATAAAACTGCAGCTACTATTTTCTTAATCAGCAGAACCATTGGTTCTTCTTTTCGATTGTATTTGGTGGTGATTGTTTTGCAACGTTATGTATTTGATGCGTTTGATGTTCCGTTTGCTTTAACGGTTTTGATTTCACTCGGATTAATCTTTGCCTACACCTATCGTGGCGGATTAAAAACGATTATCATTACCGATACGTTACAAACTTTCTTCCTGGTTTCTTCTGTTTTTCTGACGATAATTTTTGTTTGCCATAGTTTGGATTTTGGTGCCGTTGAAGCTTTTGAAGCCGTGAAAAACAGCAATTATTCTAAAGTGTTTTTCTATGAAGATTATCTGAAAGGCAACTTTGTGCTAAAACAAATTCTGGGTGGAATATTTGTAACCATTGCAATGGTTGGACTTGACCAGGATTTGATGCAAAAGAATCTGAGCTGCAAAAACATAGACGAAGCGCAAAAAAACATGTTTACGTTTACTACCGTTTTTGTGATTATCAATATTTTCTTTTTGAGTGTTGGTGCTTTGTTGTACTTGTATGCCGAGAAAAATGGCATTGCAATTCCAATGGTTGACGGCGTGGCAAGAACCGATTATTTATTTCCCGAAATTGCCTTTAAACATTTGAGTATTGTTCCGGCTATCATCTTTTTATTGGGTTTAACCGCCGCTACATTTGCTACAACTGATTCGGCTTTGACCGCATTGACAACTTCTTTTTGCGTCGATTTTTTAGGAATGGATAAAACCGAAAATCAGAACAAACCCAACATAGTCAGAACACGTCATTTCGTTCATGTTGGGTTTTCAGCACTAATGTTTTTGGTCATTATAATTTTCAATTCGCTGAATGACAAATCCGTAGTTACGATGATTTTTAAAGTGGCGAGTTATACGTATGGACCACTTTTAGGATTGTATGCTTTTGGATTGTTTATGAAATCGAAAACAGTGCACGATAAGTTTGTACCTTTCATTTGCCTGCTTTCGCCAGCGATTTGCTTTTTGATTAGCAAAAATTCAGCTGCGCTTTTTGGGAATTATGTAATCGATAACGAACTGATAATCGTAAACGGATTGATTACTTTCCTTGGGTTATTGATGATTAGTAAACCGGCGACAAGTCAAACTAAATTTTAA
- a CDS encoding SDR family oxidoreductase → MAENKTTILITGGAGFIGTNLCEYFLTKGYFVVCFDNFATGHKHNIAEFLGHENFKLIEGDIRDLAQCKNAVIGVDYVLHQAALGSVPRSINDPITSNEVNVSGFLNMLVASRDAGVKRFVYAASSSTYGDSEALPKVEDKIGKPLSPYAITKYVNELYAEIFSNTYGFETIGLRYFNVYGRRQDPNGAYAAVIPKFVMQLMKHESPIINGDGNFSRDFTYIDNVIQMNELAMLTQNPEAINTVYNTAFGDRTTLNDMVSYLKEYLSEFDTAISTIEVVHGPNRAGDIPHSLASIDKAKRLLNYTPNYSFQDGLKEAVKWYWNNLK, encoded by the coding sequence ATGGCAGAAAATAAAACAACAATATTAATTACGGGTGGTGCTGGATTTATCGGTACTAATTTGTGTGAATATTTTTTGACGAAGGGATATTTTGTTGTTTGCTTTGATAATTTTGCTACAGGTCATAAACATAATATTGCCGAATTTCTGGGACATGAAAATTTCAAATTAATAGAAGGTGATATCAGGGATTTAGCACAATGTAAAAATGCTGTTATCGGAGTTGATTATGTATTGCATCAGGCAGCATTGGGTTCTGTTCCTCGTTCTATAAATGATCCTATCACGAGTAATGAGGTTAATGTTTCGGGTTTTTTAAATATGCTTGTTGCTTCGAGAGATGCCGGTGTTAAAAGATTTGTTTATGCCGCAAGTTCATCCACTTATGGTGACTCAGAAGCACTACCAAAAGTAGAAGACAAAATTGGAAAACCGCTTTCGCCTTACGCTATTACAAAATATGTAAATGAGCTATATGCTGAAATTTTCAGCAATACGTATGGTTTTGAAACGATAGGTTTGCGTTATTTCAATGTGTATGGAAGAAGACAGGATCCAAACGGAGCTTATGCTGCTGTTATACCGAAGTTTGTGATGCAACTGATGAAGCATGAAAGTCCAATTATTAATGGAGATGGAAATTTTTCAAGAGATTTCACCTATATAGATAATGTGATTCAAATGAACGAGTTGGCGATGTTGACTCAGAATCCGGAAGCCATTAATACGGTTTACAACACCGCTTTTGGTGACAGAACGACACTAAACGACATGGTTTCTTATTTAAAAGAATACCTGTCTGAATTTGATACAGCTATTTCAACTATTGAAGTGGTTCATGGCCCAAATAGAGCAGGAGATATTCCTCATTCTTTGGCAAGTATTGATAAAGCAAAAAGATTATTAAACTATACTCCCAATTATTCTTTTCAAGACGGTTTAAAAGAAGCTGTGAAATGGTATTGGAATAATTTAAAATAA
- a CDS encoding MarC family NAAT transporter codes for MEIFVFLFAALFSVLNPIGTVPIFVGLTQDYTKKERARVAIWTGFNVFVILIISFFIGQYVLEFFGITITALRIAGGIIIASSGFGLLNGNFSKNKGINKKVQEDIENRNDIALTPLAMPMLAGPGSISLLIAYYQEHHETTAEIAFSCLAILVVSILIYIILRSAHYLAKYLGASGIVAISRIVGFLTIAIGIQYIISSVLSIIRGI; via the coding sequence ATGGAGATATTTGTCTTTCTATTCGCGGCACTTTTTTCGGTACTGAATCCAATTGGAACTGTACCGATATTTGTTGGCCTGACACAGGATTACACAAAGAAAGAACGCGCTCGCGTGGCAATTTGGACAGGTTTTAATGTTTTTGTAATACTGATTATTTCTTTCTTCATTGGGCAGTATGTTTTAGAGTTTTTTGGCATCACCATTACCGCACTACGAATTGCAGGGGGAATTATCATTGCCAGTTCGGGGTTTGGGCTGCTGAATGGAAACTTCAGTAAAAATAAAGGAATCAACAAAAAAGTACAGGAAGACATCGAAAACAGAAACGATATTGCGTTGACACCATTGGCAATGCCCATGCTCGCAGGTCCAGGTTCGATATCACTATTAATTGCATATTATCAGGAACATCATGAAACTACTGCTGAAATTGCTTTTTCCTGCCTGGCTATTTTAGTGGTATCGATTTTAATTTATATCATACTGCGCAGTGCTCATTATTTGGCAAAATATCTTGGTGCTTCCGGAATTGTAGCGATTTCGAGAATTGTTGGATTCCTAACAATCGCTATCGGAATTCAATATATTATTAGTTCGGTTTTGAGCATCATCCGAGGGATTTAG
- the recR gene encoding recombination mediator RecR codes for MEFSSKLLEKAVNEMAQLPGIGKRTALRLVLHLLKQPSEQTQFLSQALTTMREEIKFCSSCHNISDVEVCEICNNPNRNHKIICVVEDVRDVMAIENTNQFKGIYHVLGGKISPIDGVGPSQLNIDSLVEKVKSGEIEELIFALSSTMEGDTTNFYIFKRIKDYSIKTSTIARGIAVGDELEYADEVTLGRSILNRVPFENTLKNI; via the coding sequence ATGGAATTTTCTTCAAAATTGCTTGAAAAAGCTGTAAACGAAATGGCGCAACTACCCGGAATTGGAAAGCGGACTGCTTTGCGATTGGTTTTGCATTTGCTGAAACAGCCATCAGAGCAAACCCAATTTTTATCACAAGCGCTGACAACTATGCGTGAGGAGATTAAGTTTTGCAGCAGTTGTCACAACATTTCTGATGTTGAAGTCTGTGAAATTTGCAATAATCCCAACAGAAATCATAAAATTATTTGCGTAGTAGAAGATGTTCGCGATGTTATGGCGATTGAAAACACCAATCAGTTTAAAGGAATTTATCATGTTTTAGGCGGAAAAATTTCTCCGATTGACGGCGTTGGTCCAAGTCAATTAAACATAGATTCGTTGGTAGAAAAAGTAAAATCAGGAGAAATTGAAGAATTGATTTTTGCGTTAAGCTCAACAATGGAAGGCGATACGACAAACTTTTATATCTTCAAAAGAATCAAAGATTATTCGATAAAAACATCCACTATTGCCAGAGGAATTGCCGTTGGCGATGAATTAGAATATGCCGATGAAGTTACTTTGGGACGAAGTATTTTGAACCGAGTACCTTTTGAAAATACCCTAAAAAATATATAA
- a CDS encoding CoA-binding protein, with amino-acid sequence MKNKKTVVLGATTKPEKYAYIAINKLVEKGHSVLAIGQNAGEVAGVKIHTKQIPLANIDTVTLYLNPKRQVDYYNYIIETKPKRVIFNPGTENPQFYQLLQSNGIKVEVACTLVLLATNQY; translated from the coding sequence ATGAAAAACAAAAAAACAGTAGTGCTGGGCGCAACAACAAAACCAGAAAAATATGCCTACATAGCAATCAATAAATTAGTAGAAAAAGGGCATAGTGTTTTAGCAATTGGGCAAAATGCAGGAGAAGTTGCCGGCGTTAAAATTCATACCAAACAAATTCCACTTGCGAATATTGATACCGTGACTTTGTACTTAAATCCGAAGCGTCAGGTAGATTATTATAACTACATCATCGAAACCAAACCAAAACGCGTCATCTTCAATCCGGGAACGGAAAACCCACAGTTTTATCAACTGTTGCAAAGCAATGGTATTAAAGTGGAAGTAGCGTGTACGTTGGTTTTATTGGCTACAAATCAGTACTAG